The proteins below come from a single Eptesicus fuscus isolate TK198812 chromosome 5, DD_ASM_mEF_20220401, whole genome shotgun sequence genomic window:
- the LOC129149017 gene encoding granzyme B-like isoform X1, producing the protein MQPLLLLMAFLLAPKAQAVKIIGGHEVKPHSRPYMAFLRIRISDRKRCGGFLVREDFVLTAAHCWGRSITVILGAHNIKKRERTQQVIPVKTAIRHPNYHPKVNDIMLLQGDSGGPLVCDNMAQGIVAFGKKGGKPPRVETKISSFLPWIERTMRRFQLQRPV; encoded by the exons ATGCAGCCACTTCTGCTCCTGATGGCCTTTCTTCTGGCCcccaaggcacaggcag TGAAAATCATCGGGGGTCATGAGGTCAAGCCTCACTCTCGTCCCTACATGGCATTTCTTCGGATCAGGATTTCAGACAGAAAACGATGTGGGGGTTTCCTTGTGCGTGAGGACTTTGTGCTGACAGCAGCTCACTGCTGGGGAAG GTCCATCACAGTCATCCTGGGCGCCCACAACATCAAGAAGCGTGAAAGAACCCAGCAGGTCATCCCGGTGAAAACAGCCATCCGCCACCCAAACTATCATCCCAAGGTCAATGACATCATGTTGCTGCAG GGCGACTCTGGAGGCCCCCTCGTGTGTGACAACATGGCCCAGGGCATTGTCGCCtttgggaaaaaaggggggaaaccTCCTCGTGTTGAAACTAAGATTTCCAGCTTTCTGCCCTGGATAGAAAGAACAATGAGACGTTTCCAACTGCAGAGACCAGTCTGA
- the LOC129149017 gene encoding granzyme H-like isoform X2, with amino-acid sequence MQPLLLLMAFLLAPKAQAVKIIGGHEVKPHSRPYMAFLRIRISDRKRCGGFLVREDFVLTAAHCWGRSITVILGAHNIKKRERTQQVIPVKTAIRHPNYHPKVNDIMLLQLQRKATLTAAVSLLRLPRRGEQVKPGTVCRVAGWGRLDLNTSTATLHEVELEIQEDEQCVSCYRRRYNRATEICVGDPGKNQSTFKGDSGGPLVCDNMAQGIVAFGKKGGKPPRVETKISSFLPWIERTMRRFQLQRPV; translated from the exons ATGCAGCCACTTCTGCTCCTGATGGCCTTTCTTCTGGCCcccaaggcacaggcag TGAAAATCATCGGGGGTCATGAGGTCAAGCCTCACTCTCGTCCCTACATGGCATTTCTTCGGATCAGGATTTCAGACAGAAAACGATGTGGGGGTTTCCTTGTGCGTGAGGACTTTGTGCTGACAGCAGCTCACTGCTGGGGAAG GTCCATCACAGTCATCCTGGGCGCCCACAACATCAAGAAGCGTGAAAGAACCCAGCAGGTCATCCCGGTGAAAACAGCCATCCGCCACCCAAACTATCATCCCAAGGTCAATGACATCATGTTGCTGCAG CTGCAGAGGAAGGCCACCCTGACTGCCGCTGTGAGCCTCCTCAGGCtgcccaggaggggagagcaggtgaAGCCTGGGACGGTGTGCAGAGTGGCCGGCTGGGGGCGACTCGACCTGAACACCTCCACAGCCACACTGCACGAGGTAGAGCTGGAAATCCAGGAGGACGAGCAGTGTGTCTCTTGCTACAGACGCCGTTACAACAGAGCCACAGAGATCTGTGTGGGGGACCCAGGAAAGAATCAGTCTACTTTTAAG GGCGACTCTGGAGGCCCCCTCGTGTGTGACAACATGGCCCAGGGCATTGTCGCCtttgggaaaaaaggggggaaaccTCCTCGTGTTGAAACTAAGATTTCCAGCTTTCTGCCCTGGATAGAAAGAACAATGAGACGTTTCCAACTGCAGAGACCAGTCTGA